In a genomic window of Streptococcus oralis:
- a CDS encoding alpha/beta fold hydrolase, with the protein MKFHEFGDKNLPPILLIHGGGSSWWNYLRQARILSEEYRIILPTLNGHGEEYQLDYVSTEDSALEILDYIKANCGGKLFAIGGVSLGGQIAMELLSLDSEIAEKAIIDGSLCIPQPRLAKISIFLVSLFGKLMFNKFSCKLQLSMMNKLYPKLAYPEEIKAYYLEDLPRTPIKTLVTIYKNYMGCYKLKDMISASKAQVLYIYGEKELNCVKESAKLFHQLHSNTFLYEAKGYNHGYLSAYLPQEWIDLVVPFLKSDSLEMCNESDMP; encoded by the coding sequence ATGAAATTCCATGAATTTGGTGATAAGAATTTGCCTCCTATTTTACTGATACATGGTGGTGGAAGTTCTTGGTGGAATTATCTTCGTCAAGCACGAATCTTGTCAGAAGAATACCGTATTATTCTACCCACTTTGAATGGCCACGGCGAGGAATATCAACTTGATTATGTTTCTACTGAAGATTCTGCTTTGGAGATTCTAGACTATATCAAAGCAAACTGTGGTGGGAAATTATTTGCAATCGGTGGTGTTTCACTTGGTGGTCAAATTGCCATGGAGCTTTTGTCTTTAGACAGTGAAATTGCTGAGAAGGCCATCATAGATGGAAGCCTCTGCATTCCTCAACCAAGGTTAGCTAAAATCAGCATCTTTCTAGTGTCTCTATTTGGTAAATTGATGTTCAATAAATTCTCTTGCAAACTTCAGTTAAGCATGATGAACAAACTTTATCCTAAACTGGCTTATCCAGAGGAAATAAAAGCTTATTATTTGGAGGATTTGCCAAGGACGCCTATCAAAACATTGGTGACCATTTACAAAAACTATATGGGATGTTACAAGCTGAAAGATATGATTTCTGCTAGCAAGGCTCAGGTTCTGTATATTTATGGTGAAAAAGAATTGAACTGTGTGAAAGAATCAGCGAAATTATTTCATCAGCTACATTCAAATACATTTTTGTATGAAGCAAAGGGATATAACCACGGCTATTTATCAGCTTACCTGCCTCAAGAGTGGATTGATTTGGTAGTGCCATTTTTAAAGAGTGATTCATTAGAAATGTGTAACGAATCTGATATGCCATAA
- a CDS encoding CPBP family intramembrane glutamic endopeptidase, translated as MTEIDKRNLKNYLYCTFGITYIVWGLLAMFTQSHILGLETIIGRTLHIVGALGPAIASGFYLKSNNIKFKHFLFNKIENSSIYFIYHMLAILILFSVSSLELNGVSIYLMPLFFIQLIFFGGGHEEFGWRGILQPLLDKKYTYWQSNLIVGSIWGIWHLPLWFIVGESHQGFPFILFFIYTLFLSFVLGLLYRQTKSVGYCVLFHAFANLLNLYFVLKINLIFIIIFIGYLIYTILASNRISKETTF; from the coding sequence ATGACAGAAATTGATAAAAGGAATTTAAAAAATTATCTTTATTGTACATTTGGCATTACTTATATAGTTTGGGGGCTTCTTGCTATGTTTACTCAATCTCATATTTTGGGATTAGAAACGATTATAGGTAGAACATTACATATAGTAGGTGCACTTGGACCAGCTATTGCAAGTGGCTTTTATTTAAAAAGTAATAATATAAAATTTAAACATTTTTTATTTAATAAGATAGAAAATAGTAGTATTTATTTCATTTATCATATGTTAGCAATTTTGATACTATTTTCTGTATCTTCCTTAGAATTAAACGGAGTATCAATTTATCTGATGCCATTATTCTTTATACAACTAATTTTTTTTGGTGGTGGACATGAAGAATTCGGATGGAGAGGAATATTACAACCATTACTTGATAAAAAATATACTTATTGGCAATCTAATTTGATTGTAGGATCAATTTGGGGAATATGGCATCTGCCTTTATGGTTTATAGTTGGAGAAAGTCATCAAGGATTTCCTTTTATTTTATTTTTTATATATACATTATTTTTAAGTTTTGTTTTAGGGCTTCTTTACCGTCAAACGAAATCTGTGGGATACTGTGTATTATTTCATGCATTCGCAAATTTGTTAAATCTCTATTTTGTGTTAAAAATTAATCTTATTTTTATTATCATTTTTATTGGTTATTTGATTTATACTATATTGGCGAGTAATAGAATTAGTAAGGAAACAACATTTTAA
- a CDS encoding Type 1 glutamine amidotransferase-like domain-containing protein: MKEQIFLMGGNPPITKYSIVDKIVLSSKIERIIIFTVFRDNWQPYMKKYTEVFQSQFPNLNTDYLLLDTEQIDFDSYLDADLIIIGGGNTEKYIATYVNQEFKNYIDRMLNKGAKVIGFSAGALLLGEKVYVSPNDNSDYQIKIKNGLGLFSQFLISVHYDSWNDKANKDRAEELVSVPIIPLNDHSCLVLDRLGNIIEKID, translated from the coding sequence TTGAAAGAACAAATTTTTTTGATGGGTGGGAATCCCCCAATAACGAAATATAGCATTGTTGATAAAATTGTATTATCAAGCAAGATTGAAAGAATTATTATTTTTACAGTTTTTCGAGATAATTGGCAACCCTATATGAAAAAGTACACGGAAGTTTTCCAAAGTCAATTTCCTAATCTAAACACTGATTACTTACTTTTGGACACTGAGCAGATTGATTTTGATAGCTATTTAGATGCTGATCTAATCATCATTGGTGGAGGAAATACGGAAAAATATATAGCTACTTATGTCAATCAGGAGTTCAAAAATTATATCGATCGTATGCTTAATAAAGGGGCAAAAGTTATAGGGTTTTCTGCAGGAGCCCTATTATTAGGAGAAAAAGTCTATGTCTCACCTAATGATAATTCAGATTATCAGATAAAGATAAAAAATGGATTAGGACTCTTTAGTCAGTTTTTAATTAGTGTCCATTATGATTCCTGGAATGATAAAGCTAATAAGGATAGAGCAGAAGAACTCGTCAGTGTTCCCATAATTCCACTAAATGATCATTCCTGTCTTGTATTGGATAGACTTGGAAACATTATTGAGAAAATTGACTAG
- the aac(6') gene encoding aminoglycoside 6'-N-acetyltransferase, with protein MDGITKDFIKTAKLMKQLWPQLTDKEAIDEVKRYANGKNTAIFTEVEGDTIVGLALCSLRFDYVEGCKYSPVGFLEGIIVYEEYRLKNIAKNLCTKCEEWAKNKGCKEFASDCTLTNTDSIRFHLNIGFQEANRIIHFKKKL; from the coding sequence ATGGATGGAATTACAAAAGATTTTATAAAAACGGCTAAACTAATGAAACAATTATGGCCCCAATTGACCGATAAAGAAGCTATTGATGAAGTAAAAAGGTATGCGAATGGCAAAAATACTGCAATCTTTACTGAAGTTGAAGGTGACACAATTGTAGGTCTAGCACTATGTTCACTCAGATTTGATTATGTTGAAGGTTGTAAATATAGTCCTGTTGGATTCTTAGAAGGGATTATTGTCTACGAGGAATATCGTTTAAAGAATATTGCTAAAAATCTCTGTACAAAATGTGAGGAATGGGCGAAAAATAAAGGATGTAAGGAATTTGCAAGTGACTGTACTTTAACGAATACGGATTCTATAAGATTTCATCTCAATATTGGATTTCAGGAGGCAAATAGAATTATTCACTTTAAGAAGAAATTATAA
- a CDS encoding AI-2E family transporter, producing MDKIRKDWAVMIALAAVSLLVVLNFSAILTWISEFIGMMFPLILGMILAFILNVPMKRIEQVLEKINFPQKLRRSVAILSIIVILLLIISLLIWIIAPMIAKTVSQLGDSVNHLLFVVADFVQHSKLMQSSEVSQITDSLSQSNIVSSVITFLGGFTTNISGLFSNVFSVIMGIFFMINILASKEMLARLTLRILNVVLPKDKIEHITYVGEVIVDTYDRFLMSQIIEAGIVGVMIFAGYSLVGLPYAGLVGVLSGVLSFIPYIGPFMACGIGMLFTFTESPIQALISLVVFMIVQIVEGNVVYPKVVGSSVGLPTILTLAAALIGGNLFGLVGMIFFIPIFAVIYRFVKEWVEKHEQAASVVAVGGIIDEEN from the coding sequence ATGGATAAGATTAGAAAAGATTGGGCAGTGATGATTGCTCTGGCGGCTGTTTCGTTACTTGTCGTCTTGAATTTTAGCGCCATCCTCACATGGATTTCCGAATTTATTGGGATGATGTTCCCGCTTATTTTAGGGATGATTTTGGCATTTATTTTAAACGTGCCAATGAAGCGAATTGAACAAGTGTTGGAGAAGATAAACTTCCCGCAAAAGCTGCGTAGAAGTGTCGCAATCCTGAGCATTATTGTGATTCTGCTTCTGATTATTTCGCTGTTGATTTGGATTATTGCGCCGATGATTGCTAAAACCGTGTCGCAACTGGGCGATAGTGTAAATCACTTACTATTCGTGGTTGCGGATTTTGTACAACATTCAAAATTAATGCAATCCAGTGAAGTGAGTCAGATTACCGACTCACTAAGTCAAAGCAATATCGTATCGTCTGTCATTACATTCCTTGGCGGATTTACAACGAATATTTCAGGGCTCTTCTCAAATGTGTTCTCTGTAATTATGGGGATTTTCTTCATGATTAATATTCTCGCAAGTAAGGAAATGCTCGCACGTTTAACGCTTCGCATTCTTAATGTGGTCTTGCCAAAAGATAAAATCGAGCACATTACTTATGTTGGGGAAGTCATCGTGGATACGTATGACCGTTTCTTGATGAGTCAAATCATCGAGGCGGGAATCGTTGGGGTTATGATTTTTGCTGGATACTCTCTTGTAGGGTTGCCATATGCAGGACTTGTTGGGGTGCTGTCCGGAGTACTCTCATTCATTCCGTATATCGGGCCGTTTATGGCGTGCGGAATTGGAATGCTTTTCACCTTTACAGAAAGCCCAATTCAAGCACTCATTTCACTTGTCGTCTTTATGATCGTTCAAATAGTGGAAGGAAATGTCGTCTATCCGAAGGTTGTCGGCAGTTCCGTTGGTTTGCCAACGATTCTAACCCTTGCTGCTGCGTTAATCGGTGGAAATCTCTTTGGTTTAGTAGGAATGATTTTCTTCATACCAATTTTTGCCGTGATTTACCGTTTCGTGAAAGAATGGGTGGAGAAACATGAACAAGCTGCTTCAGTGGTAGCTGTAGGAGGTATTATTGATGAAGAAAATTAG
- a CDS encoding sensor histidine kinase, with amino-acid sequence MFRRLRLQFITIASLSILFILIFTVGIINAVSSFQTEQEISKVLNTLTENNGSFGKTTEIETNQGLEIPSDSFQFFSVTLSGDKVVSQDTSHTSLINDEEAARYALKVCRLTNNLGTIREKNINLSYQVSKVSKDKILVVFLDTTYYYNSSQSLFNLSILLSLFAFIFFVIIVSALSGIVIRPFIRNYEQQRRFITNAGHELKTPLAIISANTELQELMTGENEWTKSTNDQVARLTTLINSLVALSRLEEQSDIVLQDVDFSYITEDAAEDFKGPVVRDGKSFVMDITPDIHVKAEEKSLFELVTLLVDNANKYCDSEGTVTVRLRQVGRTRKRARLEVSNTYKDGKTVDYSKFFERFYRIEESHNNKEIKGFGIGLSMAQSMVKLFKGRLFASYKDDTITFTVIL; translated from the coding sequence ATGTTTAGACGTTTACGACTTCAGTTTATAACAATTGCTTCTTTGTCTATCCTCTTTATCTTGATCTTTACGGTAGGAATCATCAATGCTGTGAGTTCCTTTCAGACGGAGCAGGAAATTAGCAAGGTCCTCAACACACTCACGGAAAATAATGGAAGCTTTGGAAAAACCACAGAAATTGAGACCAATCAAGGACTTGAGATTCCTTCGGACAGTTTTCAATTTTTCAGCGTGACCTTGTCGGGTGATAAGGTTGTTAGCCAGGATACCAGTCATACGTCTCTAATAAACGACGAGGAAGCGGCTAGATATGCCCTGAAAGTTTGTCGCTTGACCAATAATCTTGGAACGATTAGAGAAAAAAATATCAATCTTAGCTATCAAGTTAGCAAGGTCAGTAAAGATAAGATTTTGGTAGTCTTTCTGGACACGACCTATTATTATAATTCTTCCCAATCCTTGTTCAATCTTTCTATTCTTTTATCACTGTTTGCCTTTATCTTTTTTGTCATCATTGTCAGTGCCTTATCAGGAATTGTCATTCGCCCCTTCATTCGAAATTATGAACAGCAACGGCGTTTTATCACTAATGCTGGTCATGAATTGAAAACACCTTTAGCCATTATTTCTGCTAATACGGAGCTACAGGAACTCATGACTGGAGAAAACGAATGGACCAAGTCTACTAACGACCAGGTGGCACGATTGACCACTCTAATCAATTCGCTTGTGGCTTTATCTCGGCTTGAGGAGCAGTCGGACATTGTTCTTCAAGATGTGGATTTTTCCTATATTACAGAGGATGCAGCCGAGGACTTTAAGGGACCTGTCGTCCGAGATGGCAAATCCTTCGTTATGGATATTACCCCAGATATCCATGTGAAAGCCGAGGAAAAGTCTCTCTTTGAACTTGTAACTCTCCTTGTGGATAATGCTAACAAGTATTGTGACTCTGAAGGAACGGTTACGGTAAGACTCCGTCAAGTCGGAAGAACACGTAAACGGGCTCGCTTAGAAGTGTCAAATACCTATAAAGATGGTAAGACAGTCGATTATAGTAAGTTTTTTGAGCGCTTTTATCGTATCGAAGAATCTCATAATAACAAGGAAATTAAAGGTTTTGGCATAGGCCTATCCATGGCTCAAAGCATGGTCAAATTATTTAAAGGGCGTCTCTTTGCCTCCTACAAAGATGACACCATCACTTTTACAGTCATTTTGTAA
- a CDS encoding response regulator transcription factor: protein MALKILLAEDEEALSRVYKAALEHQGFEVDQAFNGQKAVDLAAQNAYQVIIMDIMMPIKTGIEALKEIRSSGNTTHVIMLTAMAEVDDRVTGLDAGADDYLTKPISLKELLARLRSLERRVSETFTAKILTLGSVRLDQEEQELVAGNAIRLSSRETKLMAHFMLNPAKQLTTDHLFKTIWDDEEDVDESIVWVYISYLRQKLQAIQADISILGEKGGDFCLLQI, encoded by the coding sequence ATGGCTCTGAAAATTTTATTGGCTGAGGACGAGGAAGCCTTATCTCGAGTTTACAAGGCGGCACTTGAGCATCAAGGTTTTGAAGTTGATCAGGCTTTTAATGGTCAAAAGGCAGTCGACCTAGCTGCACAGAATGCCTATCAAGTAATCATTATGGATATTATGATGCCTATCAAAACAGGTATTGAGGCCCTGAAAGAGATTCGCTCCTCTGGGAATACTACTCATGTCATTATGTTGACGGCCATGGCTGAAGTTGATGATCGTGTGACAGGACTTGATGCTGGGGCAGATGATTACCTGACCAAGCCGATTTCCCTAAAGGAACTTTTGGCTCGTCTGCGGTCGCTAGAGCGTCGTGTTAGTGAAACCTTTACTGCCAAAATTTTGACCCTTGGTTCTGTTCGCTTGGACCAAGAGGAGCAGGAGTTGGTAGCTGGCAACGCTATAAGACTTTCAAGTAGAGAGACCAAGTTAATGGCCCACTTCATGCTCAACCCTGCTAAGCAATTAACCACTGATCACCTTTTTAAAACTATCTGGGATGATGAGGAAGATGTGGACGAGTCAATTGTCTGGGTTTATATTTCCTATCTGCGCCAGAAATTGCAAGCTATTCAAGCTGATATCAGTATTCTTGGTGAAAAGGGTGGTGACTTCTGCCTTCTGCAAATTTAG
- a CDS encoding GTP pyrophosphokinase gives MSNQNIYGEYAQYLPKILQEITDPIIAANIASKKETGFKLYEHFISRIKESDSMRVKCRRKNLPETSQSALKEIRDSIGIRIICGFVNDIYKIIEVIKAIPGVMVYNEKDYISTAKPNGYRSYHLILQMETNFPDVLGNDKGTYFVEVQLRTIAQDSWASLEHQMKYKHDIKNSEMITRELKRCADELASCDLTMQTIRNLIQEGSD, from the coding sequence ATGTCAAATCAAAATATTTATGGGGAGTATGCTCAATACCTCCCCAAAATTTTACAAGAAATAACAGACCCCATTATTGCGGCTAATATTGCTAGCAAAAAAGAAACAGGTTTTAAACTCTATGAACATTTCATTTCACGGATTAAGGAAAGCGACTCCATGCGTGTAAAGTGTCGTAGGAAGAATTTGCCTGAGACCAGCCAGTCTGCCCTTAAGGAAATTCGTGACAGCATTGGAATCCGTATTATTTGTGGTTTTGTCAATGATATTTACAAGATCATCGAAGTAATCAAGGCTATTCCTGGTGTCATGGTCTACAATGAGAAGGATTATATTTCAACTGCCAAGCCTAACGGCTATCGCTCTTATCACCTCATTTTACAAATGGAGACAAATTTTCCAGATGTCCTAGGCAATGATAAAGGGACCTATTTTGTTGAGGTTCAGCTTCGGACCATCGCTCAGGACTCGTGGGCCAGTTTGGAGCATCAGATGAAGTATAAACATGACATCAAGAATTCAGAAATGATTACCCGTGAGCTTAAGCGCTGTGCAGATGAATTAGCTTCATGTGACCTGACCATGCAGACCATCCGTAACTTAATTCAAGAAGGAAGTGACTAG
- the rlmD gene encoding 23S rRNA (uracil(1939)-C(5))-methyltransferase RlmD, whose translation MLKKNDIVEVEIVDLTHEGAGVAKVDGLVFFVENALPTEKILMRVLKVNKKIGYGKVEEYLTHSPHRNQDLDLAYLRSGIADLGHLAYPEQLKFKSKQVKDSLYKIAGIADVEVAETLGMDHPVKYRNKAQVPVRRVNGVLETGFFRKNSHDLMPLEDFFIQDPVIDQVVVALRDLLRRFDLKPYDEKEQSGLIRNLVVRRGHYSGQIMVILVTTRPKVFRVEQLIEQVIKQFPEIVSVMQNINDRNTNAIFGKEWKTLYGQGYITDQMLENNYQIAGPAFYQVNTEMAEKLYQTAIDFAELREDDVVIDAYSGIGTIGLSVAKHVKEVYGVEVIPEAVENSQKNAALNNITNAHYVCDTAENAMKNWLKDGIQPSVILVDPPRKGLTESFIKASAQTGANRIAYISCNVATMARDIKLYQELGYDLKKVQPVDLFPQTHHVECVALLVKA comes from the coding sequence ATGTTAAAGAAAAATGATATTGTTGAAGTTGAAATTGTTGATTTGACCCATGAAGGGGCAGGAGTTGCCAAGGTAGATGGTTTGGTTTTCTTTGTAGAAAATGCTCTACCAACTGAGAAAATCCTCATGCGAGTCCTTAAAGTCAATAAAAAGATTGGCTATGGGAAAGTTGAAGAATACCTTACACATTCACCGCATCGTAACCAAGACCTTGACCTAGCTTATCTACGTTCAGGAATCGCTGACTTGGGGCATCTTGCCTATCCAGAGCAGCTCAAGTTTAAAAGTAAGCAAGTCAAAGACAGTCTCTACAAGATTGCAGGAATTGCTGATGTAGAGGTTGCGGAAACGCTTGGTATGGACCATCCAGTCAAGTATCGAAATAAGGCACAGGTGCCCGTTCGTCGAGTGAATGGTGTCTTGGAAACTGGCTTTTTCCGTAAGAATTCGCACGACCTTATGCCCCTTGAAGATTTCTTTATCCAGGATCCTGTTATTGACCAAGTCGTAGTAGCTCTACGCGATTTGCTCCGTCGTTTTGATTTGAAACCTTATGATGAAAAGGAGCAGTCTGGCTTAATTCGGAATCTTGTGGTGCGTCGCGGGCACTATTCAGGACAAATCATGGTCATTTTAGTAACAACTCGTCCGAAAGTTTTCCGAGTGGAGCAATTGATTGAACAAGTCATCAAGCAGTTCCCAGAGATTGTGTCTGTCATGCAAAATATCAACGACCGAAATACCAATGCGATTTTTGGTAAGGAGTGGAAGACTCTTTATGGTCAAGGCTATATTACGGATCAGATGTTGGAAAATAACTACCAAATCGCTGGACCAGCTTTTTATCAAGTAAATACTGAAATGGCAGAGAAACTTTATCAAACAGCTATTGACTTTGCAGAGTTGAGAGAAGATGATGTGGTGATTGACGCCTACTCAGGAATTGGAACGATAGGTTTATCAGTCGCCAAGCATGTCAAAGAAGTCTACGGTGTTGAAGTGATTCCAGAAGCAGTAGAGAATAGCCAGAAGAATGCTGCATTAAACAATATTACAAATGCTCACTATGTCTGTGACACAGCAGAAAATGCCATGAAGAATTGGCTCAAAGACGGTATTCAACCAAGTGTTATATTAGTGGACCCACCGAGAAAAGGACTCACTGAAAGCTTTATCAAGGCAAGCGCTCAAACAGGAGCTAATCGTATTGCCTATATCTCTTGTAATGTCGCCACCATGGCGCGTGATATCAAACTCTACCAAGAATTAGGATATGACTTGAAGAAAGTCCAGCCGGTGGACTTGTTTCCGCAGACGCATCATGTTGAGTGTGTAGCTTTGCTGGTAAAAGCCTAG
- a CDS encoding DUF1002 domain-containing protein, giving the protein MRKKFFLTSAAVLWAATAMTSVHAATDVQKVIDETYVQPEYVLGSSLTEDQKNQTLSKLGYDASKDTKDIKTMTPDIYSKIMNVANDASLQLYSSAKIQKLGDKSPLEVKIETPENITKVTQDMYRNAAVTLGVEHAKITVAAPIPVTGESALAGIYYSLEANGAKVPQANKDLAQEELKALSDINAENKDKSGYDANKLNVALADIKAGIAKAKEAKGNLTEEDVRKIVEDTLKNYKLDQVITGNQVNIIINFALNLSKSDILNNADFTKTLNDLKESIVSQAGDSFKNINLNFDANKALEEGGNFFSSIWQAIVNFFKSFGA; this is encoded by the coding sequence ATGAGAAAGAAATTCTTTCTAACAAGCGCTGCAGTATTGTGGGCAGCAACAGCTATGACGAGTGTCCACGCAGCAACAGATGTTCAAAAAGTAATCGATGAAACCTATGTACAACCTGAATATGTTCTTGGCTCTTCCCTAACTGAAGACCAGAAAAATCAAACTCTTAGCAAACTTGGCTATGACGCATCAAAAGACACCAAAGATATCAAAACTATGACACCTGATATCTATTCGAAAATCATGAATGTGGCTAATGATGCTAGTCTACAGCTCTATTCGTCAGCCAAGATTCAAAAGCTAGGTGATAAGTCGCCTCTAGAGGTCAAGATTGAAACGCCTGAAAATATCACCAAGGTGACGCAGGATATGTACCGTAACGCAGCAGTGACGCTGGGAGTGGAGCATGCCAAAATCACAGTTGCAGCTCCTATTCCAGTTACAGGTGAGAGCGCCCTTGCTGGGATTTACTACTCGTTAGAGGCCAATGGTGCTAAAGTACCGCAAGCCAATAAAGATCTAGCTCAAGAGGAGCTAAAAGCCTTGTCCGATATCAATGCTGAAAATAAGGACAAGTCAGGTTACGATGCCAATAAACTCAATGTGGCTTTGGCAGATATCAAGGCAGGAATCGCAAAGGCAAAAGAAGCCAAAGGCAATCTGACAGAAGAAGATGTCCGCAAAATTGTAGAAGACACACTAAAAAACTACAAACTCGATCAGGTTATAACAGGAAACCAGGTCAATATCATCATCAATTTTGCATTAAACCTTTCAAAGAGTGACATTTTGAACAATGCTGATTTCACGAAAACCCTAAATGACCTCAAGGAAAGCATTGTCTCTCAAGCTGGAGATAGTTTTAAGAATATCAACCTCAACTTTGATGCCAATAAAGCGCTAGAAGAGGGGGGTAACTTCTTTAGCTCCATTTGGCAAGCTATTGTCAACTTCTTCAAGAGTTTTGGTGCTTAG
- a CDS encoding lysozyme family protein, protein MFKFIRRMLVLAVLLFAGYKAYHIRQDVKQVMTYQPMVREILSERDTPANEELVLAMIYTETKGKERDVMQSSESASGTTNTINDDAASIRQGIQTLTDNLYLAQSKGVDVWTAVQAYNFGPAYIDFIAQNGKENTLALAKRYSRETVAPILGNTTGKTYTYINPISIFHGAELYENGGNYYYSRQVRFNLYIMKFFNFF, encoded by the coding sequence ATGTTTAAATTTATAAGAAGAATGCTAGTGCTAGCAGTCCTTCTTTTTGCTGGATACAAAGCCTATCACATTCGTCAGGATGTAAAGCAAGTCATGACCTACCAACCTATGGTTCGAGAAATCTTGAGCGAAAGAGATACTCCAGCAAATGAAGAGTTGGTGCTCGCTATGATTTATACCGAAACGAAAGGAAAAGAGCGGGACGTCATGCAGTCTAGTGAGTCCGCTAGTGGTACAACCAATACCATTAATGATGATGCCGCTAGTATTCGACAAGGAATTCAAACTCTAACAGATAATCTTTATCTTGCACAGAGCAAAGGAGTAGATGTCTGGACTGCCGTTCAAGCCTATAATTTCGGGCCTGCCTATATCGACTTTATCGCTCAGAATGGCAAGGAAAATACTCTGGCACTAGCCAAGCGTTACTCCCGAGAAACGGTCGCTCCTATCCTTGGAAATACCACTGGGAAGACCTACACCTACATCAACCCAATTTCTATCTTTCATGGTGCAGAACTCTATGAAAATGGTGGAAATTATTACTACTCGAGACAGGTACGCTTTAACCTGTATATCATGAAATTCTTTAATTTCTTTTAA
- a CDS encoding nucleoid-associated protein produces the protein MDIYIKKAIIHQFSPDNTELFLADKFLNITPKIEEYLRKKIERVYSDEAKTGIFEEENPFFNHITDDLLETSVTLANLWKEEFSISENLKTNDLIFVQFSKEGVEHFAFLRIALRETLTHLGGEVDNPIKLTQNNLPGFGTGADEALVVNLQSRKYHLIEKRIKYNGTFLNYFSENLLAVAPKISPKKSIKELEKTAQRIAESFNTDDFQFQSKVKSAIFNNLEESNELSPEKLANDLFDNNLTARLSFIDQVKEAVPEPVQFDEIDASRQLKKFENQKLSLSNGIELIVPNNVYQDAESVEFIQNDNGTYSILIKNIEDIQSK, from the coding sequence ATGGACATTTATATTAAGAAAGCTATTATCCATCAGTTCAGCCCAGATAATACGGAGTTGTTCCTAGCGGATAAGTTTCTCAATATTACTCCAAAAATCGAGGAATACTTGCGCAAAAAAATTGAACGCGTGTATTCGGATGAAGCTAAGACTGGGATTTTCGAGGAAGAAAATCCCTTCTTCAATCACATCACAGATGATTTGTTGGAGACATCAGTAACACTGGCTAATCTCTGGAAAGAGGAATTCAGTATTTCAGAAAATCTCAAGACCAATGACTTGATTTTTGTTCAGTTTTCTAAAGAAGGCGTGGAACATTTCGCTTTCTTGCGAATTGCTCTACGGGAAACCTTGACCCACCTTGGAGGAGAAGTTGATAATCCAATCAAGCTGACTCAGAATAACCTGCCGGGATTTGGAACGGGGGCTGATGAGGCCTTGGTCGTCAATCTTCAAAGTCGCAAGTACCACCTGATAGAAAAACGCATCAAGTACAATGGGACTTTTTTGAACTATTTTTCAGAAAATCTCCTAGCTGTCGCCCCTAAGATCTCTCCCAAGAAATCCATCAAGGAACTGGAGAAAACAGCCCAGAGAATTGCGGAGTCCTTTAACACGGATGATTTTCAGTTTCAATCCAAGGTCAAATCAGCTATTTTCAACAATCTTGAAGAAAGCAATGAATTGTCGCCTGAAAAATTGGCTAACGACCTTTTTGATAACAACCTGACAGCTCGTCTAAGTTTTATCGACCAAGTCAAGGAAGCTGTACCAGAACCAGTCCAGTTTGATGAAATTGATGCCAGTCGTCAGCTCAAGAAATTTGAAAACCAAAAACTTTCCTTGTCAAACGGAATCGAACTCATCGTTCCAAATAATGTCTACCAGGACGCGGAGTCTGTTGAATTTATCCAAAATGACAATGGAACCTATTCTATCTTAATCAAAAATATCGAGGACATTCAAAGTAAATAA